A stretch of DNA from Cannabis sativa cultivar Pink pepper isolate KNU-18-1 chromosome X, ASM2916894v1, whole genome shotgun sequence:
TAAGTTGAGATCGAGGTGGACTGGTCCATTTGTGGTGAAACAAGTATTCCCCAATGGTTCTGTTGAAGTCAAGGACCCAACCAATGGGAGAATTTTTCGAGTCAATGGCCAGAGACTGAAACATTACATTGAGAGTGTGAGCCTTGTTGAAGAGGTCCTTCTTGAGGACCCAGATTATACACTCTGAATGTTTATTTTccctatctatatattatagtattttattttatttttatttttgttttgtgtttttgtatttttgtattttctatGTTTGTTTTGGGTTACTGTTATCAGGTTATCTCCACTCTCACCCCGTGCATATTATCGTCGATCAGGTGTACTCTTTTCCCTATCTTtttcatttcatatttttttgtgacattgaggacactgtctAATTTTGAGTTGGGGGTGGTGAGCTCTGGTGAGCGTTCATTTAGAGAATTGTAATTGTcttattgaattttttaagtcaaATCGGTGAGCGTTCATTTAGAGAATTGTAATTgtcttgttgaattttttaagtcaaattttttcaaaattatctaAGCATGATAGTAAAATTACAGTTTGAGTCAATATTTGCTATATTTTGTTACCAAGTTGTGATTTTCAGAGTTCTTTTGTGCACTTTTCAAACATGTGGTAAAATGGTTGTAAACACATATAGTTAAGAAAAATTTTGAGTGTaaagtttttcatttttggtGAGGTGTGAGAGTTGAGAAAACAACTTTTTGAACTTTCATTGATCATTTGAGTTGGTAAAGTTAAACTTTTAGAATTTCAATCATGACATTTACTAGAGGGATTAATTTATTGTCAAAAGAGCCTTTGTGTTTATTTCTTTGTAACTttattgtatttctttatatctttatttttatatgttgtctcttgtcaaaaaaaaaaaaaaggagaagaagaaaaaaaaaagtaaaaaaaaaaaaaagatcatcaaaaaaaaaaatcatcaaaaaaatatatataatgaaaaaaaaagaacaagtgCAACatctttttattttgattttcaagTAGTCTccatcttttgttttttttttgagaagaaaaaaaaataaaaaaaaaataaaaatagcaaaagtaatatcattttatttctattttcctccTTTCTTtccatatctaaaaaaaaaattatgttagtttattttaattaaaaaaaaaaaagagaagcatCACATGtctctctaaaaaaaaattgttattatatttctttatttattagttagttagttggcTCTTTATTTTGTGAGTTTTTCATGTAAATCCCAAAGGTTGTTTCTCATTTGAATTCTATTGGTTTGATATATCTATCTTGTGATCAATATTTGTTCAAATTGTTTGTCCTAAAAAGTTTATCCTCTCTCATTTGTGCGTTAATTGTTACATTTGCAACTCCAAAGAGTGTCACCCTTCCAATATAAATACTTTCAATACCCGTGAAAAAAATTGGAGTTGAGACCTTTacacttttgagatttttcgatACTATTTGTGTTAAgacttgaaataaaataaatacagtttggtgcacacacacacaactctgTTGTTACAACTGAAATAACACTGATAGCAATCTTTAACTCTCtactaatattttgaaaatgctTGGATATTTTTGCATGATTTGACTTGTTTATTCAACTCGATTATTCTTTTTCTCCGCTTAAATTGCTAGggactagcaataagctagttgggggttgtgattagtggttaaaaatacacttttatttattttaaatgataaaataaattgagttttaattgatattttcatgaaattattataatatattttataaatgaaaatatttgattttgattcaatttatgtctttcttgtaggaattaaagtgtatttttgttgaaagaaagaggaaggagcaaagttgaaaagaaatgaagaaaaaaatggcatttttgttgaagtccaaagcaacccaacccaaaaaggttaagcctagcccatgaagctcatcatcaattttgtctcttccaaagcatgtgatgcaatgatgataagtctaggtcatcatcaaccctattttcctcttccacactcaaccttcatccaaagagtagaagtcaaaatcacaatgataacaaaaataatattaattttatttttgatttgaaatgtcaaatttaatcttaatatttattttataatcccaaatttttatttatttatttttagtccttttatggctctataaataggagctcattttagtaatttttggtgtgtaatttttagtgtagaaaaactatagcaaaattctctcaacttttcttctcatcttttctctttagaaattttatgagaatgattagcataatggcctaatcttccttggaaggttagggatgattccatatgcaaagtgaggttattttgtatctttgattcactttttgttgtaatgtttatttgagtaatgcaagttcatattccacttttatttttatgttcttcttccatctatactatctatgctattataccaaatatatatatagacttagtcatgctctttctatatatttttatttagtgattatagtaatggtagtattgctcatttctatcttttatgttcatttttatttactttttgttaaatgatatataggtttagtcatgctctccctatgtgtctaaaaattaataaaagtaatattaatgttcatttccttcactatcacctccatctccatctctatctctttgtcattatttttactaaaaatatataggattagtcatgctctttctatgtgttactatttagtaaaaataatattgatgtttagttttatatttaatcttttattgcattattgcttgatgtataatgtcatttctaggttctacataagattaaattatttcttttatttttaagaacttgtatactcaaaatataatgaactttaatgttacatcatttgtgtcaacttagtgaattaaaggtacaaaatagctaaacaagcatatggatggttcttgaagcctttctctcttttacTATTGATTACACATCTATTtgctttcttttaatatttattatcaaattaaaaatcacaaaatcattggttactattatcacttattattaaccttttgtttttatttttctactaacgcttttgtccataatcaccttcctgtggaatcgaccgcccgatctatactacaaccaccgctagtggaagtcacatttgggcgttaaacagggaccgatattgaactttgattagatatattaaaatttaccataatatctattcaattcaatatcacctgttgatcctagatcaaatgatcttaatcctgatatggttaggtttgatctcaagagtactatacatgttctttgatttgttagttaagcctacttttgggtcagggtgatacgtacattttgggaacatgatagtataattgagtgggaacgctaccataaatatggaatctataacttctataggaatttagaagtgaaacgatgatatccttcgagcttggctaaacagagataaatggtggagatctcatttcactttgctgaaatatcatttatacggagctaagtattttaaggataaaatacattgaaggtgtaacggtaacttagtgccttttcaatgtagatcatctattagagggtcattgatcacattaggattataacaatggataactaatgacgtgtccatatcatggaacatatagagcgttctatatgactgagagtgcaattcgaaGTTCTAactgtggattcaataaggaattaataagttaggaaatttacttggtaaattcggttcgacttattggaagctcggttatatagacccatggtccctatactagttgagaccatactgcttgtaagactcagttaattgattttgattaatcaattataattctaaagttagactatgtctactttatgaattttcactaagcaagggcaaaattgtaaagaaaagagattctaggtttatttattaattaagataccttatatgtctaaattaataaatatattaaatggcaatattatttaataattaaataattagaattggcatttaaaaggttaaattggaaaattggcatttttgagaaaatgggaatgagaaataacaaaatgggaaagttgcaaagtgaggcccaattccttaaatggccgcccactatgcaaagccttttaccattttattttctcattattttaatgacatacaattctaacctaaacctagaagacattctataaatagaaagtgttggcttcaggaaactcatgactttgcacattgtttccttcagagaaaaagccatgcgccactttcctctctcttttcttctcttctaattttgaaattcccttgagtgatagagtagtgcccacacacatcaagtggtagatcatcatcaaagaaggagagaaagagatccagattcaaatcttgataatgctctgctacagaaaggaatcaagggctagagatgtgaatggaaggagtcattatattctgctgcacccaatgtaaggttttcttaaactcttatgtgtttatttcattgttttagaattcatattaggatgttaatcaaacatacttggtagtaaatctagatcctggtaaaatattttcaacaactggcaccagagccatggtaatgatttactttcatgtaatatgaattaaaacgatgttttatatgtttatgtgttgatttggatggtttcatgttggtttatgtgcttatgtgatgaaagtttgtgttgtacgaattttttccatgaaatttttttttctatttttgaaaatattttatttggattctttgtgaaaaattaagcaatttttatttttatagaacTTAATTCcgatgaaaaatgaaaaagttatgaattttgaaaaattgggAAACAATGGTGTCgagggtggtgctcatgcgcaccagaccctcggTCACCAACCCTCTTGCGCGCGCGTGACACGCCCAAACGACCCTACACCTCGGGCAGTCTGATCCTGCAAGCGCCGACGTTTCTCGGTGCCTCTCTCCTTatccgcgcgcgtaggaggctgcatgcagccttctGTGCTGCATTCTCCCATTTGCgattttttgtggttttttccccaaaaatccgaattttcatgggattgtttcccaaaattcaatttttccaattttagctttttccaatttgaaatatttccaattttaaatatttccaaatttgaaatatttccttttttttaaaaatatttcctattatggtcagatttaattgttaacttctttaatatttatatattatttaattataagattagaaattttgatatttaacatattttaaattaagagataactttgtcttttttatttaaaatattatattaaaattatcttatatgacaaattaaataattaataaatttgaaattaacatagatatttttatagatacacttaccataatattttcaaattcaaaatttgttattttgttaaatatttaattatctataaattataagtttaaaaatgatatttttctatatatatcattttttttgcttattggaaatttataaatcatatcttaaatatttaaataacttagatattttgtagaaatttgaatattgcttaatttgagatattttgacatataattatggtaattattatttatttattattttattcctaaaataataattatctaaccaaatctattttaaaattggtttattttattaaattataagatttgaaagtgatattgaagattctttctttcaaatcattgatcttatttgatatttaatttaatttgattcaaataaacctagatattttaaaattagtttcctttattttgaaattttaagatttgttttaacaaccctaaattttcaaaaatttagttggttagtttaaaaataataatttaattatattaatatcttatttcacatttgttacatggacaatgtttgtttaattttatattgtttattcaaattttttttaacaaacctattatttatttgatctaaattgctatgattaacttgttgacaaatccaatgatctgattttaatcatagtccaattgtcaatagatcttataaataatttgtaacaggtaaattttgtacttctttcatctgtgtaaacctagtaacatgatagggcccatccaaatcatttgacctgtgtgagcctatatgtttgctattgggcttagatgtatataggaagcccatttaagttttacttagtaaatggactaggttgctaaaataaaatttgacataagtaattttatttaggcccaattagatttgggcttattcaatgaataacaattgtttatttaaggttaaatttctctcttttgggccttgtgtgagagttggtggccaatagaagtgggtacgacatactaaactcagctccccctcacatgaactaccccaattgtgaaggcccatttgacttatttaaataattgtattaggttaattatattagtctaacctaattaaaattgaattagcaacataattaacttctaaaatatatgaaatttatttttcattttaatattttaaagttaattttagaaaaacacttagttaatgatatatattctagatagttatttctatactagttattatttctaatattaaataggaaaatatcattgattgtgaaattaattgtttaataattaattttggtagagtctaagtttagtatattttcctagtattaaactagaattaataattaagtttcctctatacttaattatttatttcttgaatttaatacatttaattaaattaaaaatttcaatatctaagttgattttcatcatgatacttaaatattgttattttcatgttatttaattaaagttgaaaattatcttaagtttggaatcttatttcagaataacttaaatttgaataattttcaaaatatattttattttattttattaatctttttcccacaatttcgaaattgcatttctttaatgcagaaatttcgaattttatttgaaaaatagattaaagttgaaaattatttattttaattttggaccaacttaaatcaatgattttttcatttaatgattaattaaaataaatgaactaaaatatattataattagaaattgaattaattagtcgatgaaagtctagatagatattatttattttgcttgaagtatttttctagtgtatttaactaaatagaaaattaatatttaagttgattttcatcatgatacttaaatatttgaaatttttcttaaatatttaattaaatagaaaaattatatttttgttgtaaattaattttattaattaattttgggccaacataaaattaagataatttttccaggatttatttttattttattttaaagcattttcgaaagtagtattcttatacacttcatttttcgaaatgcaatatatatttatagaaaattaaatttgagttgtaaattaatttaaattaatattgaaacaacttaaatttcatatttttctaaatatttatggaaattattactaagatggaaataattcacgttattttcataatttcagaatgatgcaatggttgtatacttaatgtaaatcattactagattcatggatgacctaatcgaaatcttaagaaaagctagaactgctaaccctggtttgcatgtttgttagctattctaagtgattaggggtggaacatcccatagtcaatagataagaaagtgtttgtttaaacaaatactacttttctaagaaaatgactaagtctgaaaataaagtagcaaataaaggagatatttttttgattccataagtgttctatcatcttattcgttacaagatgatcccactgcctctgttgtcttaacacaaccgaagaggtcaatactaTTTAGTTTTCtaagacataattcacggtatcttgtcgtagtgggagagtttctaggaactcaccttcttatgacttggaagacactagtgattaaaatccattgtgagtttaaacaagtaatggattgttaagataagaaactaagaagaaaagccaagagaactatagtttgatccattcacatggagtaacctaaagttttctattacaaggacataaaaggaaattttcgttaataagtctattcaatggacttaacaaaacttcttgttcctagtattataggtttgagtttatcaaaaCCTATGGCTtctggtatacctggtaattacatactctaatgcaagcaacttactttagtaagatgctgaagcattttctttttaatggcaatctataggagcctctcgacttctaggcatagattttatttatctaaggaaaagtctcaactattccagaaaagataaagccatgaaagaatttcttaaatcaacagtgagaggtctcagatatgctttactatatcttagaccagacacctgctgttgagtgggactaatgagtaggtatcagattaatccaggagaggaacattggaagacaatcaagtaaatcttaagattaagaagaagaactatatgttagtcaataagggtgtgtttaaaactcttagactacaccacatcagatttcgagacttgcctttgtgctagaaaatctgctgataagatggtgattactctgggggtggagtagtaattttggagaagtgtaaaaacctatctgaagtctgttggtctaccagagagagactgaatgttaaagttgcaggaaaggtacttattcagtctaaggaaagttctatacatttgtggcatcgttccaacttgtcttaactactagtgttatttcctgattaaccaaaaagtagttgccaaaagtatagaatccagtatcccaagagagtagacatatagagaggaatttcacaatatcaaggattttgtgattaaggaagagtaatggtggagaagaggttgtgtttaattcaacctgtcagatcctattacgaggagtttactactactacacttgatttgtatatcaaggtgttgagattatttgaaatgcacattttgttttatattagtgcaagtgggagtttgttgggttttgtgccctaaataaaacccatttcaatataatcagatttacttattaataaagatcagaaataatattttatgttgcatggttcacatgatttatttcttgattatatataatgtatgaattctatttaagtccagaacatatgaatttgttaatgattatagtgttgtcagcacagtggaatataatcttaattatatgttcgaaagttaattccctgatttgttagttcactggatttagactgacatgataatcagcgataggtattcttacaccttggataagtgttatgtcctttccagggcattggcaaagtttaccagtatcggatgtatggagtatacatcggaagggaccgatattgaactttgattagatatattaaaatttaccgtaatatctattcaattcaatatcacatgttgatcctagatcaaatgatcttaatcctgatatggttaggtttgatctcaagagtactatacatgttctttgatttgttagttaagcctacttttgggtcagggtgatacgtacattttgggaacatgatagtataattgagtgggagcgctaccataaatatggaatctataacttctataggaatttagaagtgaaatgatgatatccttcgagctttgctaaacagagataaatggtggagatctcatttcactttgctgaaatatcatttatacggagctaagtgttctaaggataaaatacattgaaggtgtaactgtaacttagtgcctttcaatgtagatcatctattagagggtcattgatcacattaggattataacaatggataactaatgacgtgtccatatcatggaacatatagagcgttctatatgactgagagtgcaattctaagttctaagtgtggattcaataaggaattaataagttagggaatttacttggtaaattcggttcgacttattggaagttcggttatatagacccatggtccccatactagttgagaccatactgcttgtaagactcagttaattgattttgattaatcaattataattctaaagttagactatgtctactttacgaattttcactaagcaagggaaaaattgtaaagaaaagagattctaggtttatttattaattaatatactttatgtgtctaaattaataaatatattaaatggcaatattatttaataattaaataattagaattggcatttaaaaggttaaattggaaaattggtatttttgagaaaatgggaatgagaaataacaaaatggaaaagttgcaaagtgaggcccaatttccttaaatggctgcccactatgcaaagccttttaccattttattttttcattattttaatgccattcaattctaacctaaacctagaaggcattctataaatagaaagtggtggcttcaggaaactcatgactttgcacattgtttccttcagagaaaaagccatgcaccactttcctctctcttttcttctcttctaattttgaaattcccttgagtgatagagtagtgcccacacacatcaagtagtacctcaatcatagtatgtaagactgtggaaaatcagcatcaaagaaggagagaaaaagattcagattcagatcttgataatgctctgctacagaaaggaatcaagggctagggatctgaatggaaggagtcattatattccgctgcacccaatgtaaggttttcttaaactcttatgtgtttatttcattgttttagaattcatattaggatgttaatcaaacatacttggtagtaaatctagatcttggtaaaatatttctaacagaGGAAGGGGTGTGGGTAGAAGACCCGAACATGGTTAGTAATGCTGTCTTGCAATAATATACTAACCTATTGGGATCAAGCATGGCAATGAGGAAAAAAGTGAACACAAAACTTGTGCAAAATGGCCCTATACTTTCAAAGCAAAGACAGGAGTTCTTACAGATGGAATTTATAGCTGCAGATGTTAAGGAGGCTTTATTCGATATTCCTGGAAGCAAAGCGCCTGGACCGGATGGTTTTAGCAGCTATTTCTTCCAAGATAATTGGGAGATCATTAAAGAGGATGTTACAGAGGCTATACTCTCTTTTCTGCATTCAGGAAGACTTTTGAAAGAGCTGAACTCTACGTCTCTTACCCTCATTCCCAAAGTGAAGTGCCCGAAGAGTGTTAGTGATTTCAGACCAGTTGCTTGTTGCAACGTGGCAACAAAGATGCTATGCAAGAGATTGAGAACAGTCCTACCAGAATTAGTGGCTCAGAATCAAAGTAGCTTTATACAAGGGAGATATATAGCTTATAACATAATGGTTTGCCAAGACTTAGTGAAGCATTATGGAAGGAAAAATGTAAGGCCGAATTGCATGATTAAGTTGGATTTGAGGAAGGCATACGACACACTGGAATGGGATTTCATAGAAGAAATGATGGTTGCAATGAAATTCCCACcgaaattcatccaaatcttgATGGTATGCATCCGAACTCCTAAGTTTAGTTTGTTTTTCAATGGATCAAtgcatggtttttttttttgaagcaaAAAGTGGCCTTAGATAGGGAGACCCGATGTCTCCTCTTATCTTTGTTCTATGCATGGAATACCTTTCCAAAATTTTAACAAAGGTAGGAAAGAAAATAGATTTTAAATTCCATGACAGGTGTTTGGATATGGAGCTCAACCATCTTTATTTTGCGGATGATGTGCTGATCTTTTGCCACAGTGATTTTAAATCTATCTATTATCTACTTCAAGGCATGAAACTCTTTTCTATGTCATCTGGATTGTATCCAAATGAACTGAAATCTGCATTGTACCGTTGTGGGATGAAAGAAGATGAAGTTCAAAGAGTAATAGATGCATCGGGGTTTGCTCGGAGTATTCTACCATTCAAATATCTGGGGATTCCAATCTGTGCAAGAAGATTAACAGCAGTGGAATGTGGCACTATAATTGAGAAGATGGTACAACGAATCCGAACATGGGGAACTCGAAATTTATCCTTTGCAAGTAGAATCACTCTAATTAACTCTGTATTAATAACAATTCATTCCTATTGGGCACAAATCGTGGTTCTTCCTAAAGCAgtgttgaaaaaaaataaatgtcatTTGTAGAGCTTTTTTGTGGAAAGGCATGGCTGATTAATGGTCTTGGGCAAGTATCATGGGACCGATTGTGCAAATCAAAAGCAGCAGGGGGTTTGGGTCTGAGGAATACTATCAAATGGAATGAAGCAGCCTTGGGAAAATATGTTTGGGCCATTGCCACCAAACAAGACAACTTATGGGTGAAGTGGGTACATGCAGTGTAACAAATTGGTGGGACTATAATTCAACCATAGAAGGCAGTTGGTATTGGAGACAAATTGTAAGAATCAAAGAAACACATAAAACTCTCCCTCACCTACAGTCGGCTGTAACAGGTAAATATAGTATCCATCTTGTTTATTCTCACATGAATGATGAACAGGAAAAGGTCAAATGGTTCAGGGAAGTTTGGAATAGCTATAATATACCAAAACATAGGATTATATTATGGTTGGCTGTTCAAAACCGCCTCCAAACCAGGACTAGAGTAGCCAAAATGAAAATTTGTCAAGAAACTTCTTGCCTCCTCTGTAAATCTGAGATTGAAACAGCTGGGCATCTCTTTTTTCAATGTACATTTAGTAACAGGTGCTTTCAAGTTGTTAAAACTTGGCTTGGCTGGCATGGGACAAtcagaacattagaagatactTTGAGATGGATCTCTCGGGAAAAGATTTCTAAGTTCAAAAGGAAAGTATAGCAGCAACTGTAGCAGCCATGGTGTATCAAATTTGGATTAACAGGAATGTCTGCTTTTGGAATAGCAAGATGCAAACTGTTGAGAGTTGTGCACAACTAGTTATGAAAGGAGTGAAGCAAAGAGAACAAATTTTTGTAGATACAAAGATTACAAAGGAAGAAAAGGAATAGTTTATAGCCTTATAAATGTATAGATTATTCCAGGCCTTGTTTGGTGCTGTATAGTTTGTAAATATGGAATTTGTGAGCAATACAACTTATCTgattcagcaaaaaaaaaaaaatattaaatagttagtaaattagaaaaatctagaaataTTTAGTTACATCTTTTGTAGCCTATAAATAGTAAATAAAAGTGAGGTGTGTGCTTAAGATGCAAGTTTATGCAAGAGAGTTCAAGTGTGAGAAAAAGAGTCTAAGTGTGTGAGTTCTTAGTAAGTGTCTAAAGACAAAGTGTCCCAAAGTGTGAGTTATACACAAATGTGTAGTAAAGGTGTCTagtgatataaaataaaagagtaagTGTTTGATGTATTCTCGTCTAATAAAAGTATTCAAG
This window harbors:
- the LOC115725164 gene encoding uncharacterized protein LOC115725164; amino-acid sequence: MAMRKKVNTKLVQNGPILSKQRQEFLQMEFIAADVKEALFDIPGSKAPGPDGFSSYFFQDNWEIIKEDVTEAILSFLHSGRLLKELNSTSLTLIPKVKCPKSVSDFRPVACCNVATKMLCKRLRTVLPELVAQNQSSFIQGRYIAYNIMVCQDLVKHYGRKNVRPNCMIKLDLRKAYDTLEWDFIEEMMVAMKFPPKFIQILMVGKKIDFKFHDRCLDMELNHLYFADDVLIFCHSDFKSIYYLLQGMKLFSMSSGLYPNELKSALYRCGMKEDEVQRVIDASGFARSILPFKYLGIPICARRLTAVECGTIIEKMAWLINGLGQVSWDRLCKSKAAGGLGLRNTIKWNEAALGKYVWAIATKQDNLWVKWEKVKWFREVWNSYNIPKHRIILWLAVQNRLQTRTRVAKMKICQETSCLLCKSEIETAGHLFFQCTFSNRNVCFWNSKMQTVESCAQLVMKGVKQREQIFVDTKITKEEKE